The following are from one region of the Cloacibacterium sp. TD35 genome:
- a CDS encoding adenosylcobalamin-dependent ribonucleoside-diphosphate reductase produces the protein MEKTTNQQAYEETLHYFKGDDLAARVWVTKYALKDSDGNIYEKTPDDMHQRIASEVARIEKKYPNPLSEAEIFDLIKDFKYIIPQGSPMTGIGNNFQIASLSNCFVIGNGTNSDSYGSIMKIDEEQVQLMKRRGGVGHDLSYIRPKGSAVKNSALTSTGLAPFMERYSNSTREVAQDGRRGALMLSVSINHPDSEDFINAKLEQGKVTGANISVKIDDEFMKAVKTNSEYQQKYPIYSKNSKYTKTIFADEIWKKIVHNAWKSAEPGILFWDTIIRESIPDCYADLGFETVSTNPCGEIPLCPYDSCRLIAINLYSYVENPFTKEAKFNFDLFKKHAAYAQRMMDDIIDLEMEKIDAILAKIEKDPENEEIKHTEKQLWEKIRKKTLQGRRTGVGITAEGDMLAALNLRYGSNEANEFSVEVHKTLALSAYRSSVEMAKERGAFEVFNAEKEKNNPFILRLKEADESLYQDMVKYGRRNIALLTIAPTGSTSLMSQTTSGIEPVFLPVYKRRRKVNPNDKDVRVDFVDEVGDSWEEYIVFHHHFKTWMEVNGYDISKNYSNEEVQDLIEKSPYYKATSNDIDWLSKVEMQGAIQKWVDHSISVTINIPNEATEELVNQLYIKAWEVGCKGVTVYRDGSRSGVLVSADDKKEEKDEEETASSLEAFPTKRPQILEADVVRFQNNKEKWIAFVGLVNGRPYEIFTGLADDEEGIMLPRWVNEGLIIKNRDENGVSRYDFQFKNLRGYKTTIEGLSHKFNPEFWNYAKLISGTLRHGMPIENVVELINRLELDSESINTWKAGVARALKRYIPDGTEVDGHKCSNCGSDQVVYQEGCLICKNCGNSKCG, from the coding sequence ATGGAGAAAACAACCAACCAACAAGCGTATGAAGAAACTTTACACTACTTCAAAGGAGACGATTTAGCAGCCAGAGTTTGGGTAACCAAATATGCACTTAAAGATTCTGATGGGAATATTTATGAAAAAACACCTGATGACATGCATCAAAGAATTGCTTCTGAGGTTGCGAGAATAGAAAAAAAATATCCCAATCCGCTTTCCGAAGCAGAAATTTTTGATCTAATAAAAGACTTTAAATATATCATTCCGCAAGGAAGTCCAATGACGGGAATTGGTAATAATTTCCAGATTGCTTCTCTTTCTAACTGTTTTGTAATTGGTAACGGAACCAATAGTGATTCTTACGGAAGTATTATGAAAATAGACGAGGAGCAAGTTCAACTCATGAAACGTAGAGGTGGAGTTGGTCATGATTTATCTTACATTCGTCCGAAAGGTTCTGCGGTGAAGAATTCTGCGCTTACTTCTACAGGTTTAGCGCCGTTTATGGAGCGTTATTCTAATTCTACCAGAGAAGTAGCTCAAGATGGAAGAAGAGGCGCTTTAATGCTTTCTGTGTCGATAAATCATCCAGATTCTGAGGATTTTATCAATGCTAAATTAGAGCAAGGAAAAGTGACAGGAGCGAATATTTCTGTGAAAATAGATGATGAATTCATGAAAGCGGTAAAAACGAACAGTGAATATCAACAGAAATATCCTATTTACAGTAAGAATTCTAAATATACCAAGACTATTTTTGCAGATGAAATTTGGAAAAAAATCGTACATAACGCCTGGAAATCTGCTGAACCAGGAATTCTTTTCTGGGATACCATCATCAGAGAATCTATTCCAGATTGTTATGCAGATTTAGGTTTTGAAACGGTTTCTACCAATCCTTGTGGCGAAATTCCGCTTTGTCCGTACGATTCTTGTCGATTGATTGCCATTAATTTATATTCTTATGTAGAAAATCCATTTACCAAAGAAGCAAAATTTAATTTTGATTTATTCAAAAAACATGCAGCTTATGCACAAAGAATGATGGATGATATCATCGATTTGGAAATGGAGAAAATTGATGCAATTTTGGCAAAAATTGAAAAAGACCCAGAAAACGAAGAAATAAAACATACCGAAAAACAACTTTGGGAAAAAATCCGCAAGAAAACGCTTCAAGGAAGAAGAACGGGAGTAGGAATTACTGCAGAAGGCGATATGTTGGCTGCTTTAAATTTAAGATATGGTAGCAATGAAGCTAATGAGTTTTCAGTAGAAGTTCATAAAACGTTGGCTCTTTCCGCGTATCGTTCTTCAGTAGAAATGGCGAAAGAAAGAGGCGCTTTTGAAGTTTTTAATGCAGAAAAAGAAAAAAATAACCCTTTCATTTTGAGATTAAAAGAAGCAGACGAAAGTCTGTATCAAGATATGGTAAAATATGGCAGAAGAAATATCGCTTTATTAACCATTGCACCAACAGGAAGTACTAGTTTGATGTCTCAGACTACTTCGGGAATTGAACCGGTATTTTTGCCAGTTTACAAGCGTAGGAGAAAGGTAAATCCTAATGATAAAGATGTAAGAGTAGATTTTGTAGATGAAGTGGGAGATTCTTGGGAAGAGTACATTGTTTTCCATCATCATTTTAAAACTTGGATGGAAGTGAATGGCTATGATATTTCCAAAAATTATTCCAACGAAGAAGTTCAAGATTTAATCGAGAAATCTCCTTATTACAAAGCTACTTCTAATGATATTGATTGGCTCAGCAAAGTTGAAATGCAAGGTGCCATTCAAAAATGGGTGGACCATTCTATTTCGGTGACTATCAACATTCCGAATGAAGCTACAGAAGAATTGGTGAATCAATTATATATCAAAGCTTGGGAAGTGGGTTGCAAAGGAGTTACGGTTTACAGAGACGGTTCCAGAAGTGGAGTTTTGGTTTCTGCAGATGATAAAAAAGAAGAAAAAGATGAGGAAGAAACTGCTTCATCTTTAGAAGCTTTCCCTACAAAAAGACCTCAGATTCTAGAAGCTGATGTGGTGAGATTCCAAAATAATAAAGAAAAATGGATTGCTTTTGTAGGTTTGGTTAATGGTAGACCTTATGAAATTTTTACAGGTTTGGCAGATGATGAAGAAGGAATTATGCTTCCACGTTGGGTAAACGAAGGTTTAATCATTAAAAACAGAGACGAAAACGGCGTTTCTAGATATGATTTCCAATTCAAGAATTTAAGAGGTTATAAAACCACTATTGAAGGACTTTCTCATAAATTTAATCCAGAATTCTGGAATTATGCTAAATTGATTTCAGGAACCTTAAGACACGGAATGCCAATTGAAAACGTGGTAGAATTAATTAACAGATTAGAGCTTGATTCTGAGTCTATCAATACTTGGAAAGCGGGAGTTGCTAGAGCTTTAAAACGCTATATTCCTGATGGAACTGAAGTTGATGGACACAAGTGTAGCAATTGTGGTTCAGACCAAGTTGTTTATCAAGAAGGTTGCCTGATTTGTAAAAATTGTGGAAATTCTAAATGCGGATAA
- a CDS encoding M14 family zinc carboxypeptidase: MHSTFQYHKNPNFPNRYISPNNLQKFLQENLSDYITLIGTSTLGEPIYQFSYGSGDIKVLAWSQMHGNESNSTHCMLDLWYSLESQPQLKDKLFQNISLDFIFMLNPDGSKVWSRRNSLDIDMNRDYLQNASCEMKLLKEIAFSKKYDYALNLHEQRTIFSTDGKNPATLSFLAPSEDYDRMITENRKKSMAVIASIYNVLRMQIPNQLARYSDEFYPTSTGDNFMRAGIPVILFEGGHFPEDYQRFGTRKYYTIALYTALSSIGLLDRKSYGYETYFEIPENKESHFDVIYRNVKLNTDFECVLDVAVQYKEEIKEGEEEISFVPIVVEVGDLHRKKGWKEIDCTGRKFISENKFPKLEAVQNFTIE; this comes from the coding sequence ATGCATTCTACTTTTCAATATCACAAAAACCCTAATTTCCCAAATCGTTATATTTCGCCTAATAACCTTCAAAAATTTCTACAAGAGAATCTCAGCGATTATATTACTTTAATTGGTACTTCTACTCTAGGTGAGCCTATTTATCAATTTTCTTATGGTTCTGGTGATATAAAAGTGTTGGCATGGTCTCAAATGCACGGTAATGAGAGTAATTCTACTCACTGCATGTTAGACTTATGGTATTCTTTAGAATCTCAACCTCAACTCAAAGACAAATTATTCCAAAATATATCTTTAGATTTCATTTTTATGCTCAATCCGGATGGTTCTAAAGTTTGGTCGCGCAGAAATTCTCTTGATATAGATATGAATAGAGACTATTTACAGAATGCAAGCTGCGAAATGAAGCTGTTAAAAGAAATTGCGTTTTCTAAAAAATATGATTACGCTCTGAATTTACATGAGCAAAGGACTATTTTTTCTACAGATGGTAAAAATCCCGCTACTTTATCTTTTTTAGCGCCTTCAGAAGATTATGATAGAATGATTACTGAAAATCGCAAAAAAAGTATGGCGGTTATCGCTAGTATATATAATGTATTGAGAATGCAAATTCCTAATCAATTGGCAAGATATTCTGATGAGTTTTACCCAACTTCTACTGGTGATAATTTCATGAGAGCAGGAATTCCAGTAATTTTATTTGAAGGTGGACATTTTCCTGAAGATTATCAACGTTTTGGTACTAGAAAATATTATACAATTGCTTTATATACGGCACTTTCTAGCATTGGATTATTAGATAGAAAAAGCTATGGCTACGAAACGTATTTTGAAATCCCAGAAAATAAAGAATCGCATTTTGATGTTATTTATAGAAATGTGAAACTTAATACGGATTTTGAATGTGTATTAGATGTTGCGGTTCAATATAAAGAAGAAATCAAAGAGGGTGAAGAAGAAATATCTTTTGTTCCGATTGTAGTGGAGGTGGGAGACCTACACAGAAAAAAAGGGTGGAAAGAAATAGATTGTACAGGGCGGAAATTTATTTCAGAGAATAAATTCCCTAAACTAGAAGCTGTTCAGAACTTTACTATTGAATAA
- a CDS encoding TerC/Alx family metal homeostasis membrane protein, translating to MSNETLFLLSFVVFIFFILALDLGLLHKKSDTISLRQAGLMSFFVVCLSLAFYFLLITYGHMLHGIDSIEKLQTVINRHHHPVKVIPNNLEQSIALYNQNLGLEYLTGYVVEYALSVDNIFVIVLVFTAFGVAPRNYHRVLFWGILGAIVMRFIFIFVGAALIEKFSWIMYVFGAFLVFTGIKMFVDKDKDEEIDTQNHPVVRFANKYFKVHPHFVGSKFFVTIDGVKKLTPLFLVLIIIEFTDLIFAVDSIPAIFSVTKDPYIVFFSNIFAIIGLRSMFFLLAGIIDKFRFLKIGLAALLTFIGLKMLGHSYLEEWGFGTTHSLLIIVSILGASVFFSLLFPEKKKDRKLKFNPDDEKHLHHHE from the coding sequence ATGTCAAACGAAACCTTATTTCTACTATCCTTTGTAGTTTTTATCTTTTTTATACTGGCATTAGACTTAGGACTATTGCATAAAAAATCAGACACTATTTCGCTGAGACAAGCTGGTTTAATGAGTTTTTTTGTCGTTTGTTTGTCTTTAGCCTTTTATTTTCTTCTCATTACCTATGGACATATGCTTCATGGAATAGATAGTATAGAAAAGCTACAAACAGTAATAAATAGGCATCATCATCCAGTAAAAGTTATTCCGAATAATCTGGAACAGAGCATAGCACTCTACAATCAGAACCTAGGATTAGAATATCTTACTGGTTATGTAGTAGAATATGCTCTATCAGTAGACAATATATTTGTAATTGTTTTGGTATTTACTGCTTTTGGAGTTGCACCAAGAAATTATCACAGAGTTCTTTTTTGGGGCATTTTAGGAGCTATTGTAATGCGTTTCATCTTTATCTTCGTAGGTGCTGCTTTAATTGAAAAATTCAGCTGGATTATGTATGTTTTCGGAGCGTTTCTGGTATTTACAGGTATCAAAATGTTTGTGGATAAAGATAAAGATGAGGAAATAGATACTCAGAATCACCCAGTTGTAAGATTTGCCAATAAATATTTTAAAGTTCATCCACACTTTGTGGGCAGTAAATTCTTTGTAACAATTGATGGAGTTAAGAAACTTACACCATTATTCTTAGTTCTTATCATCATAGAATTTACCGATTTGATTTTTGCAGTAGATTCTATTCCTGCAATATTTTCAGTAACTAAAGACCCTTATATCGTCTTCTTTTCGAACATTTTTGCGATTATCGGACTTCGTTCTATGTTCTTCTTATTAGCAGGAATTATCGATAAGTTTAGGTTCTTAAAAATAGGTTTAGCAGCATTACTCACATTCATTGGTTTAAAAATGCTAGGACATAGTTACCTAGAAGAATGGGGCTTTGGTACAACGCATTCTTTATTAATCATTGTAAGTATTTTAGGAGCTAGTGTATTCTTCTCATTACTGTTTCCAGAGAAGAAAAAAGACAGAAAACTGAAATTTAATCCAGACGATGAAAAACATCTTCATCATCACGAATAA
- a CDS encoding helix-turn-helix domain-containing protein, translating into MNINDRFTKILEYSGFTASEFADEIDVQRSSISHIISGRNKPSLEFIVKIKNRFPEISWDWIILGQGEMLQNDSALSNSESKINLEEENSSPDLFTLIDEDYKNEIFIQENLQKETPRESNTPFPFPKKEKISDSQRLEVQEDISEVQNIVNQSVTNNSTENKIKRIVFFYENGKFEVFEP; encoded by the coding sequence ATGAATATAAATGACAGATTTACTAAAATTTTAGAATATTCTGGATTTACCGCATCAGAATTTGCAGACGAAATAGATGTTCAGCGCTCCAGTATTTCGCATATCATTTCGGGGAGAAATAAGCCTTCCCTAGAATTTATTGTAAAGATAAAAAATAGATTCCCAGAAATTAGTTGGGATTGGATAATTTTAGGACAAGGAGAAATGTTACAAAATGATTCTGCTCTATCCAATAGCGAATCAAAAATAAATCTAGAGGAAGAAAATTCTTCGCCTGATCTTTTTACATTAATTGATGAAGATTATAAAAATGAAATTTTTATTCAAGAAAATCTTCAAAAAGAAACGCCGCGAGAATCTAATACACCTTTCCCTTTTCCAAAAAAAGAAAAAATAAGCGATTCTCAGCGATTAGAAGTTCAGGAAGATATTTCAGAAGTTCAAAATATTGTAAATCAATCAGTTACTAATAATTCTACTGAAAACAAGATTAAAAGAATTGTTTTCTTCTACGAAAACGGAAAATTTGAGGTTTTTGAACCTTAA
- the rplS gene encoding 50S ribosomal protein L19 — MDLLKYVQDKYIAKKEFPEFKAGDTITVYYEIKEGNKTRTQFFKGVVIQLRGTGATKTFTIRKMSGDVGVERVFPINMPALQKIEVDRRGKVRRSRIFYFRDLRGKRARIKDAAYKK; from the coding sequence ATGGATTTATTAAAGTACGTACAAGACAAGTACATTGCTAAAAAAGAATTCCCAGAATTCAAAGCTGGTGATACCATTACTGTGTATTACGAAATTAAAGAAGGTAACAAAACGAGAACTCAGTTCTTCAAAGGAGTTGTAATTCAACTAAGAGGAACAGGTGCTACTAAAACTTTCACCATCAGAAAAATGAGCGGTGATGTAGGTGTAGAAAGAGTTTTCCCAATCAACATGCCTGCTTTACAAAAAATTGAAGTAGATAGAAGAGGAAAAGTTAGAAGATCTAGAATTTTCTACTTCAGAGATCTTAGAGGTAAGAGAGCAAGAATCAAAGATGCTGCTTACAAAAAGTAA